The Gadus morhua chromosome 16, gadMor3.0, whole genome shotgun sequence DNA window AGCCACAAAGTTTATTTTAGAGAACTATCAAGAGTGCTTACTCAGGGACAGCCTTGGGTCTATTAAGGTTGATAGCAGAGTAAAGGACCTGCTCTGTATGATCAGACTCTACCAGAGCACCAGCAAACCCACAAGGCACTTCCTGGTTTTTAGAGCGAGAGATGTGGATGCTGGCATAGTGAGGgtcatcctgctcttctattggttctctctgtgctgcagaaGCCGAGCGATTGGTCAGAGCTTAAAGGTTGTCGTACACAGGACACGGAGGAGactgacggggagagaggacagagtagTACATTTAGAAAACACTTTACTCTCAAATGGCTGTTCAGAAGCCCATGTTTTTATGGTTAATTTAGGTTCCCGTTGGGGGTGACAAGTGGTTCCACAGTGAAGGCCGCTGTAGGTTTCACTTTAGGACTCTTCTGCTTGAACATATTCCTCTTTCTAATCATTGATAGGTTTCAGTGACAGTTGACCTTGTAGGATTGTTCTTAAACGTGGAAAATTGACATCTTTGGTTGCTTGGATTCAATACTTCAGTATTGGATTAGACATCAATACTTCCATCAGTATTGGATTAGACATCAATACTTCCATCCCTCTTTTTTCTCATTCTGCTCACTGGCAGAAGTCTCTCAGTTTGTCAGCTTGTTCTTAGCCTAGATCACACTCTCTATCTCAATTTTGATCTCACAAAAGAAGAAACGTGAAAAAGTTGCCTCAATGGTCCAACTTGTCTGGGATTTCGGTACTCGTGAAGTTATTTTTAGTATAATTGTATGACCACAGATATCAGCAATGGGCTAGCCCACAATTGAAACTGCAAGTACATGAGATTTTAGAGGTATGGGCTCGGGGTATTTCCACCACACTAGTCGGTAGTGGAATGAGTAAAGGAGTCTTAGTAAGGAATAGCTTCctgtctctcacctcctccctggtatctggccttcctccctggcCACGCGCTTTCCTAGAAGCCCTCTTTCTTCTGgggaagagaacagagagataaGAAGTTTATATCAAATtattgttgagagagagagagagaatatctcacctcatccagaggaagatgatgaggagTATGGATGCCAGTAAAACAGCTACAGTTCCTGCTGCCACAGTTGTAGgccctgatgatgatgacgatggtgtggctgaaacacagcgatttaaCACTTGATTCATGTGAAGGATTAAATACTGTCCATGTATATATTACAGCCTAAATGTGACAGATCTCCAATTGATAAAAATGGATACTCTTACTCTAGAGTATACTGGAGATACATATAACTAGGGTGCTCGTACAGCACCAAAGTTAATAAAAGTAGCAACACATAATTTAAGCCAATCACAAATCAAATAGAGCCGTTGCATGAGTCTGTGTCTTACCATCGATGGTGCTGGTACTCAGCACAATGTGCTATTTTAAAGAAACAATTACCTGTCACATTAAGGAACATCAAAGTTGAATTCTGAAGTCCAACTGCATTACGAGCTTCACAGTAATAATTTCCTCCAAGCTCAGTTgtgatgttactgatggtgtagtTCTCTCCTAATTCCTCCACTGAGCCTCCATGttccctgaaccaggtgtagtcagctgctgggttggcatcactgctgcagctcagagtcactgaacctcCCTCCTTTATTACACCAGGGGGTCTCAcgctcactgagggggtctttggagcgtctgtcataagcataatgatatatatttacatcCTAAAGATAAGAAACCGTGCACATAACTGCAATGTCAGTAGGAACAGAATGCTGTTTTGAATAATAAAATGTCACCGTGATTCCTAGTTTACCAGGCATATAGAAATACATGAATAGCAGCTTAACATTATTGCAAGAAGGTATATAGCAAATATTTTGACATATTAGACGGTAcaaatttgtattattattatttaacttccactttttattattatcgttTTCCACTCACACAGGACATCTATGAAAACCGAGTTGGAGCCCAGATATCCATATTGGTTCTCTGCTTGGCAGTGGTACGTTCCCCTGTCTTTAGAGCTGACTGGGTCCAAGGTATAAGGTTGACTTGGTTCCCAGAGCAGAGGTTGGTtgtccttgaaccaggtgtagtcagctgctgggttggcatcactgctgcagctcagagtcactgaaccgcCTTCCTTTATTCCACCAGGGGGTCTCAcgctcactgagggggtctttggagcgtctgtcataagcataatgatatatatttacatcCTAAAGATAAGAAACCGTGCACATAACTGCAATGTCAGTGGGAACAGAATGCTGTTTTGAATAATAAAATGTCACTGTGACTCCTAGTTTACCAGGCATATAGAAATACATGAATAGCAGCTTAACATTATTGCAAGAAGGTATATAGCAAATATTTTGACATATTAGACGGTAcaaatttgtattattattatttaacttccactttttattattatcgttTTCCACTCACACAGGACATCTATGAAAACCGAGTTGGAGCCCAGATATCCATATTGGTTCTCTGCTTGGCAGTGGTACGTTCCCCTGTCTTTAGAGCTGACTGGGTCCAAGGTATAAGGTTGACTTGGTTCCCAGAGCAGAGGTTGGTtgtccttgaaccaggtgtggtcagctgctgggttggcatcactgctgcagctcagagtcactgaaccgcCTTCCTTTATTCCACCAGGGGGTCTCAcgctcactgagggggtctttggagcgtctgtcatAAACACAATGATATGTTAACATCGTAAAGATAAGAAACCATGTACATAACTACAATGTCAGTGGGATAAAgaattatttttcaaataataaaatacgaCTGTGGGTCCTATCTTGCGtccggcgcaatttacttaatcactggcgcatgtgtcgtcgCTAGTTTGCAGCTGGCGCAGAGCATTCTTTTCCCTCcagcgccacgcgtcggtaaatcagggaatgatcttgtgccccaaggggcggttcggcgaaaggagggggcgcaaacgttccctggtgctattttgcagtttcagaaaccacttgcgccacaaaccaggacatacctggtttaaagtcagtggcgcgttgtttagatgctattttaagggcgcatgtataatgttgcttgtgcacctcgcgcatacattttgattctctcatctacctagccacccATTCTTGgtcaattatttgggaaagaacagctgatacagcggtaataagttgtacttttaaatcaatgcaactgcaaacaccgtacagcaaacacatattttcttgacacagacatcgtgtaaaTGCCCATAACTATTAGGATTGAtaagtatttgatcgtgagaaaacattgttttaccgcgagtgagtgttaaaaagaatgaatgaatgcgggcgtgtgtgtatgtgtaaaagaattaatgaatgcgggcgcgcgtgtgtgcgtccatctgtttaaacacacgcaaactaaacacgtaacgcataatacggtccatggcaatgtatattaacggggggacgcaTGCAtgttaggaacacaagtcgataacgatgatgcatacaatactgataagaaacgatgtttataatgtatttcgtatatcattaaatggaaccacagttaccgcagatcatatatatttgtttctttgatTTGAACTGATTTCCTATCTAGTTTCACTTCctctatttgtgtatttgtttgtgtggttgaaaGTCCAAATTCCTTGTTAATAAATTATTTTACTTTACCCAAAATGTATGTTGCCTCCCCTTTCCCAAGCGAGGGACATagcaattattatttaaaattttATTTTTAGTATCATTGTTTTCTTCACACACTGGACATCTATGAAATACCGAGTTGGAGCCCAGATATCCATATTGGTTCTCTGCTTGGCAGCGGTACGTTCCCCTGTCTTTAGAGCTGACTGGGTCCAAGGTATAAGGTCGCCTTGGTTCCCAGAGCATAGGTTGGTTGtccctgaaccaggtgtagtcagctgctgggttggcatcactgctgcagctcagagtcactgaacctcCCTCCATTATTTCACCAGGGGGACTCACAAATGTGTGTTTAGGCCCATCTTGAGGTACATCAAACATGATGTACATTGATATGAATGATATAAAGAGGACATTTGAGGAGTTAAGGGAATGCAGGACGAATTGAGATGATTCATCTTAATGTTGACATGGTTATACAAACTTTAACATCTGTGTTATGATGttatcctgtgtgtttgtttactcaCATTTCACATCAATAGAGAATGGGTAGGATATTATTTTCCCTAGGTCATTCTCAGCTTTGCAGAGATATTGTCCAGAGTGTGAAGACTGGATGGGATGAAAGGAAAGCTGTTGTCCTTGGACACTGTGTCCGAGGGAATGACCTGTAGTAACCTTGGTCCAGGAGTACTTTGCTACTGGGTTGGCCTCGCTGGTGCAGGTCAgattcactgaactgccctcctttaTTACACCAGGGGGAGTCCCTCCCACTGAGGGGGCCTCTGGAGCGTCTGTTGACAGTTATATCACATTAGTTATTAAACTAATTGTATTAATAACATTAAGTCAAGTATGTACCCaagtataaaaaataaagcatgAGGAAGTTAGGCTAGTGTCATGAACATTTTCCAAGCCTTGTATTGAATCCAGGTTATCTTTGAAGAACAGCTTGCCAGTTGTCATTGCAAGTGGCTCATTATGGACTGGCTGCGATCataatgtcaacaaataatacaaatacttCAGAAGCAGTCCATAACCACTGGACAGCTCTTTTCTGTAGCATCTTCCAAAATTAGAATGGAAGGAAATCGATGCAGTCGGTTATCTTTATAATTTGCCCCTTTGTTAGCTTCAAGCTTTGGCTATGAACCCTCTGGTATCCTATACGAggggaacttttttttttcaaacctaGTCCTTATCTTGCTTTACATACGAATGGAATCAAAAACAAGTAGTGTATGATTCTGTTCCTCTCAAATCTTAGTACCAGTAGTATCAGTAGCCTACCCCTGTACTACTGGTAGGCCTACCCTGAGGCTGAGGACTGCTTCAACATGGACGATAGATGTTCATTCATACTAAGACCACATTTAGTTCTTTACCCTAAGACCCATTATGTTTGTCAGTGCACTGTGGAGTTCTTACACActgatggagaggggagatgtTTGAAACCTGTAGCAGCACATGAAACCCTGTATTCAGAGTTAATGTCGAACCGGTAGGAGGATCCTTGACGTCGTTGTTGAATTTCATTCCTGTACCAGTTACTGTACATACTGTACGTACGATACCCAGTTAAATGACACATTCTGTGGCATTCCAGCTCTAACCAGTTCTGACTGGTAGGTCTAGGAAGAATGATCACTTCCATCCAGTGATCTGGTTCAGGGAAGAAATTacacaaaaatgaataaaaaaaagaatggattaaatacaaaaaataaaaaaaggcacacatgcacagacgtacacactcacacaagcacacacacacacacacacacacacacacaaacacacgcacacacgcacacacacacacacacacacacacacacaaaaacacacacacacacacaccgttgaaTAGATTCATTAGTAATCAATGTTTACCTGTCACAGATAACTTCACTCCAGGGAGATCACTTAATGCCCCTCCATTGTTTGTTGTAATCCTAAACTTGTATTCAGCAGAGTCACTCTGTCTCAGGTCTTTGATTATCAGTTTACACGTTCCAGTACAGCTGCTCCAGGTACAGCTGTGCCTAAAACAGCTGTATTCAACACGACCTGTGTAGTCTGTATCATCTCTCAGATCAACTGGCTCATTGTGTTTAGTAGTAAACCACAGTATTTTCTCCACTGTAGTTGTGTAAGGGTATTTATAATTGCAGCGGATTTCAACTGTTGATCCTCTCAAAGCGCAGATATTACTAGATGGGTAAGTATATGCCCAGTCATCATTACTCTGTAATGCTGTAAAAAGATAAACACATCCCCTTGACAATGATGTTTCAGATGAAATGCATGATCACAAGGTACATATGAGATGGAGGCTTGGTGCAGCTTCAACTAGAGATACATGCTGAACACTGAGCTGTCAGAGAAACGTCCCAGAACAACATGGTCACCAACAATATGCAGCTAGTGAAAAGCTTGTGATACACGTAGTGATGAATACAGTGAGACAGCTATTGATAAACCAGCTACAGCATGGATACATCGTCCTACATCTCATCAAGGGATtgagtgcacaaacacacacaatacaaggcAGGAGACCAATCTTGGCTTCTAACGATAAGTTCACAGACTCAACTTAAGCCTGTTGCACTTTAAATAGGAACTAAGTTAACCCATCAATGTTGTACTGAATTCTGAGTTGCCTCGTAATCAGGAAATGGTCAAGAAGCCTGTATAAAATCTCAAATGCAACACTACAATATTCAGTAAAACAGAACAcatttgttatttaaaacaggTCAATACTCTAGATGTCATTAGATAAATTCACAACATGTTGTTTCACCCTCTCTTCATTCGGGTTGCTTGTCATGTTACCCTTTGAAACAGATCAACTTAATGTTCACAACGTAAATGTACAAACCTGGTAATGACAGAAGGAAAGCTACAAAGCCTCTTGCAGCTGTTCTAAGATTCATAATTTGTTTCTCTCAGGGCGTTGTTCTACAGATATAAACAAAATATGTATTCATTTTAACTAAAAAAATACATAGTCCTATGACTGTTATTTGTATTCATCTTATCAAATGAATTGGTTATTGTGCTTGATATATGAATGTTACTTTTCTAAGTAAACAAGTACGATTAAAGCAAAAAATATTCTTACTGTAGAGGAGGTAGCTGGTGTGACAGAAAAAGTCCGTGGAAACTTCTGTGCCTGCAGTATAAGTTAATAACTAGAACAATGGTGTTCAagctcttccttccttcctgggAGTCAAATGCAAAGTAGAAGGAAGATATTCACCCAGACCACATTAAACAAGCAGTGCAGTTTATCAGCTACCCTGAAAATAACTAGGGGTCACCTACAGTTGAACAGCAGGGAAAATATATAGCATTTTGATGTAGAATATAGTCATATTATATAGGATATAGATGTAGAATATAGATATAGAATAAAAATCTAAACTAGATATAGGATAACGTTTGATGCAGAATAAagatatagaatatatagaatatagataGAAAATATAGAGGTATAATAAAGAATATAGGGGTTGAATTTTGTATATTTGGATTATATATagttgttaaatatatataaagctgAGATAAGATAGATATATTATagaaatagaatatatatagaGTTTGAATAGCCTGCTCCATAAAATGCGTCAATATGATTATCTACTGCCACATAGTGGTGAAAGTTGTGATCTGCATTACTTTACAAACATTTGGAATGCATTCATCATCAacacgtttattttttaaatgtactaaAATACATGAACCCTCAATGGAGAACTTGGAGAGGATACTGAGTATTTCTGTGCCCGTAAAAAAGGCTGCCGGAGGTCAAAATACACATTCTtcctgatatatatttattcaacaaGATTCAGATTCATACACATAAACGATTGCTATATTGAGCAAAATAGAGAGGAAATCCATCAGAGCTGTACATTTTCAATATCAGAAAAAAACAGACTAAACTGTGAAAAGCGTTGGCCATGTTGGTCAGTTGGGTGGGTAAACCTTCTATAATCATTGGGGCTTTGTGGACACAATAGATATTTATTCTTAATGCTACCTAAATGGTTTGCCAAACTAATTTCAAATGGAATGCAGATCTAGAAATAGATGCATTGAGTTGCCATGATTTTCGAAGCCTCTAAAAGAGGTTTACCCACCCAACTACCCAGTATGGCCACCAGGTGAATAAGTTCTCTTCACAGCTGTTAAAAGAGTGTCATTGTATGCAACCAGGTTGTGGCCCATGCTGAAGGATACATTTAAACTACACCTCTACATAAAGGTGAAGGCAAGTTCTGCCATCAAAGTACAAAGTAAAGTAATTTCTATGTTATCGGGACTTTTAGTGTGAAGCTGTGATTCATCTGGCCACCCCTGTCTGGGATTGAACCAACTCCCTTCCCTTACAGGCTAGACTGGTCCGGTCAGCTAACTGATCCAGTCCGTCTGGCGGGCTAAATATCTCCACTCGCAATCAAAAGTACACAACAGACACTTAAAAGTTTATTTTAGTTCGCACAGACAACTTGTGAGGCGTCACTAGATGGATTTAAACTTTAGTTTTAGACACTTAACTATTTTCCACAACTGGCTATCAACGAAACGCCCTACGCACACCTCTTCTTGTGCTCCTCACAATTGCAGCAGTTGCAAACCAGTTGAAGTCCCTCCCCTTGTCCACGTGTCTACCTGTCCGCCTGGCCACTCGTAAAGGCCAGGCCTA harbors:
- the LOC115560703 gene encoding uncharacterized protein LOC115560703, whose translation is MNLRTAARGFVAFLLSLPALQSNDDWAYTYPSSNICALRGSTVEIRCNYKYPYTTTVEKILWFTTKHNEPVDLRDDTDYTGRVEYSCFRHSCTWSSCTGTCKLIIKDLRQSDSAEYKFRITTNNGGALSDLPGVKLSVTDHWMEVIILPRPTSQNWLELECHRMCHLTGYRTYSMYSNWYRNEIQQRRQGSSYRFDINSEYRVSCAATGFKHLPSPSVYAPEAPSVGGTPPGVIKEGSSVNLTCTSEANPVAKYSWTKVTTGHSLGHSVQGQQLSFHPIQSSHSGQYLCKAENDLGKIISYPFSIDVKFPLVK